One part of the Xiphophorus maculatus strain JP 163 A chromosome 1, X_maculatus-5.0-male, whole genome shotgun sequence genome encodes these proteins:
- the LOC102217348 gene encoding tubulin alpha-1B chain-like isoform X1, protein MRECISVHVGQAGVQIGNACWELYCLEHGIQPDGQMPSDKTIGGGDDSFNTFFSETGAGKHVPRAVFVDLEPSVIDEVRSGTYRQLFHPEQLITGKEDAANNYARGHYTIGKEIIDLVLDRIRKLSDQCTGLQGFLVFHSFGGGTGSGFTSLLMERLSVDYGKKSKLEFSVYPAPQVSTAVVEPYNSILTTHTTLEHSDCAFMVDNEAIYDICRRNLDIERPTYTNLNRLISQIVSSITASLRFDGALNVDLTEFQTNLVPYPRIHFPLATYAPVISAEKAYHEQLTVAEITNSCFEPANQLVKCDPRHGKYMACCLLYRGDVVPKDVNAAIATIKTKRSIQFVDWCPTGFKVGINYQPPTVVPGGDLAKVQRAVCMLSNTTAIAEAWARLDHKFDLMYAKRAFVHWYVGEGMEEGEFSEAREDMAALEKDYEEVGVDSIEGEGEEEGEEY, encoded by the exons ATG cGTGAATGTATCTCAGTGCACGTTGGTCAGGCCGGTGTTCAGATCGGCAATGCCTGCTGGGAGCTCTACTGCCTGGAGCATGGGATCCAGCCGGACGGACAGATGCCCAGTGACAAGACCATTGGAGGGGGAGATGACTCCTTCAACACCTTCTTCAGTGAGACCGGAGCAGGGAAGCACGTCCCTAGAGCTGTTTTTGTAGACCTGGAGCCCTCCGTCATTG aTGAGGTTCGTTCTGGAACTTACCGCCAGCTGTTTCACCCTGAGCAGCTGATCACTGGGAAGGAAGATGCTGCCAACAACTACGCCAGAGGACACTACACCATTGGCAAAGAGATCATTGACCTGGTTCTGGACAGGATCCGCAAGCTG TCTGACCAGTGCACAGGCCTGCAGGGCTTCCTGGTCTTCCACAGCTTTGGTGGAGGAACCGGTTCTGGTTTCACCTCCCTGCTGATGGAGCGTCTCTCTGTGGACTATGGAAAGAAGTCCAAGCTGGAGTTTTCTGTTTACCCAGCTCCCCAGGTGTCCACAGCTGTTGTGGAGCCCTACAACTCCATCCTGACCACCCACACCACCCTGGAGCACTCTGACTGTGCCTTCATGGTGGACAACGAGGCCATCTATGATATCTGCCGCAGGAACCTCGACATCGAACGCCCCACCTACACCAACCTGAACAGGCTGATCAGCCAGATCGTGTCCTCCATCACTGCGTCTCTCCGTTTTGATGGAGCCCTGAATGTTGATCTGACTGAGTTCCAGACCAACTTGGTGCCATACCCTCGTATCCACTTCCCTCTGGCCACCTACGCCCCTGTGATCTCTGCAGAGAAGGCTTACCATGAGCAGCTCACTGTAGCTGAGATCACAAATTCCTGCTTCGAGCCGGCCAATCAGTTGGTGAAATGTGACCCTCGCCATGGCAAGTACATGGCCTGCTGCCTCTTGTACCGTGGCGACGTGGTGCCCAAAGATGTCAACGCTGCCATTGCCACCATCAAAACCAAACGCTCCATCCAGTTTGTGGACTGGTGTCCCACTGGTTTCAAGGTTGGCATCAACTACCAGCCACCAACTGTGGTTCCTGGTGGTGACCTCGCCAAGGTCCAGAGGGCTGTGTGCATGCTGAGCAACACCACTGCTATTGCAGAGGCCTGGGCTCGGCTGGATCACAAGTTTGATCTGATGTACGCCAAGCGTGCATTCGTCCACTGGTATGTGGGTGAGGGAATGGAGGAGGGAGAGTTCTCCGAGGCCAGGGAGGACATGGCAGCTCTGGAGAAGGATTATGAGGAG